The genomic segment ctaCNNNNNNNNNNNNNNNNNNNNNNNNNNNNNNNNNNNNNNNNNNNNNNNNNNttttaaattttcaatcattagatataaaagttgaacatttataaatttttaactacaaaataattattcaattttaaatttgataaattttgtcaaaatttcaacttcaaatgcttataaaaaataattgtgcctatttatttttaatatttttcaactgctattttaacaatatatcaggagccttgtattaattttttacactttttggcccaacagataaaactttattgatatttatagaaaaaaaaaactaaaaaaattgaaaacttacaatgtccgtaaacagctcaaaaagagtcaaattattttaaaaattttatcgtatatataaaatgctaatataaacattcagtgaaattttcaagtttctacagtcactcatttttaattacaacaaaataagaaaatcgttacgtaagaaatcgagtgaatatcaaatgttgtaaaaatatgaatttcaaacgcccataaaaatttaatttgagtttcttatagacattttttttttggtaaaggtagattatcctataaggaatcttgtattacattttaaaatcttagatttaaaaagaaaaatttttatgaatttataactcgaaataatttgcaaattttcgtgatttttccatattttgtcattttttgaactttaaatgcttaaaaaaaaaaactgtgactaacgatttttaatatttttcatctgcctttgaaacaatatactaggagccttctattaaattttcaagcttttttatccaacaaataaaattgtattgatatttttagaaaaaaaactaaaaaaaaatggaaaataaaaatgtccgtaaagagctcaaaatacatcaaaatattttgaaaatgttatggtgtatagaagatgctaagataaacattcagtcaaaatttcatgtatctacggtaattttttttaaagttacaccaaaaaccaaattcaattttgtgaaaaatcgattttgcgtaaaaattcccgtttttccttaattttNNNNNNNNNNNNNNNNNNNNNNNNNNNNNNNNNNNNNNNNNNNNNNNNNNNNNNNNNNNNNNNNNNNNNNNNNNNNNNNNNNNNNNNNNNNNNNNNNNNNATACACACGATGTCACGTACGTGCAGTCACAACGACGGTCGTGCCAAAAGATGATCGACCACCGCCGCCGGCCGGCCCGGCGGTTCGTGCCGCCGGCGGCGGCCGGACCGGTTCTCGGTCACAATCTCGCGGACGTCGATANNNNNNNNNNNNNNNNNNNNNNNNNNNNNNNNNNNNNNNNNNNNNNNNNNNNNNNNNNNNNNNNNNNNNNNNNNNNNNNNNNNNNNNNNNNNNNNNNNNNNNNNNNNNNNNNNNNNNNNNNNNNNNNNNNNNNNNNNNNNNNNNNNNNNNNNNNNNNNNNNNNNNNNNNNNNNNNNNNNNNNNNNNNNNNNNNNNNNNNNNNNNNNNNNNNNNNNNNNNNNNNNNNNNNNNNNNNNNNNNNNNNNNNNNNNNNNNNNNNNNNNNNNNNNNNNNNNNNNNNNNNNNNNNNNNNNNNNNNNNNNNNNNNNNNNNNNNNNNNNNNNNNNNNNNNNNNNNNNNNNNNNNNNNNNNNNNNNNNNNNNNNNNNNNNNNNNNNNNNNNNNNNNNNNNNNNNNNNNNNNNNNNNNNNNNNNNNNNNNNNNNNNNNNNNNNNNNNNNNNNNNNNNNNNNNNNNNNNNNNNNNNNNNNNNNNNNNNNNNNNNNNNNNNNNNNNNNNNNNNNNNNNNNNNNNNNNNNNNNNNNNNNNNNNNNNNNNNNNNNNNNNNNNNNNNNNNNNNNNNNNNNNNNNNNNNNNNNNNNNNNNNNNNNNNNNNNNNNNNNNNNNNNNNNNNNNNNNNNNNNNNNNNNNNNNNNNNNNNNNNNNNNNNNNNNNNNNNNNNNNNNNNNNNNNNNNNNNNNNNNNNNNNNNNNNNNNNNNNNNNNNNNNNNNNNNNNNNNNNNNNNNNNNNNNNNNNNNNNNNNNNNNNNNNNNNNNNNNNNNNNNNNNNNNNNNNNNNNNNNNNNNNNNNNNNNNNNNNNNNNNNNNNNNNNNNNNNNNNNNNNNNNNNNNNNNNNNNNNNNNNNNNNNNNNNNNNNNNNNNNNNNNNNNNNNNNNNNNNNNNNNNNNNNNNNNNNNNNNNNNNNNNNNNNNNNNNNNNNNNNNNNNNNNNNNNNNNNNNNNNNNNNNNNNNNNNNNNNNNNNNNNNNNNNNNNNNNNNNNNNNNNNNNNNNNNNNNNNNNNNNNNNNNNNNNNNNNNNNNNNNNNNNNNNNNNNNNNNNNNNNNNNNNNNNNNNNNNNNNNNNNNNNNNNNNNNNNNNNNNNNNNNNNNNNNNNNNNNNNNNNNNNNNNNNNNNNNNNNNNNNNNNNNNNNNNNNNNNNNNNNNNNNNNNNNNNNNNNNNNNNNNNNNNNNNNNNNNNNNNNNNNNNNNNNNNNNNNNNNNNNNNNNNNNNNNNNNNNNNNNNNNNNNNNNNNNNNNNNNNNNNNNNNNNNNNNNNNNNNNNNNNNNNNNNNNNNNNNNNNNNNNNNNNNNNNNNNNNNNNNNNNNNNNNNNNNNNNNNNNNNNNNNNNNNNNNNNNNNNNNNNNNNNNNNNNNNNNNNNNNNNNNNNNNNNNNNNNNNNNNNNNNNNNNNNNNNNNNNNNNNNNNNNNNNNNNNNNNNNNNNNNNNNNNNNNNNNNNNNNNNNNNNNNNNNNNNNNNNNNNNNNNNNNNNNNNNNNNNNNNNNNNNNNNNNNNNNNNNNNNNNNNNNNNNNNNNNNNNNNNNNNNNNNNNNNNNNNNNNNNNNNNNNNNNNNNNNNNNNNNNNNNNNNNNNNNNNNNNNNNNNNNNNNNNNNNNNNNNNNNNNNNNNNNNNNNNNNNNNNNNNNNNNNNNNNNNNNNNNNNNNNNNNNNNNNNNNNNNNNNNNNNNNNNNNNNNNNNNNNNNNNNNNNNNNNNNNNNNNNNNNNNNNNNNNNNNNNNNNNNNNNNNNNNNNNNNNNNNNNNNNNNNNNNNNNNNNNNNNNNNNNNNNNNNNNNNNNNNNNNNNNNNNNNNNNNNNNNNNNNNNNNNNNNNNNNNNNNNNNNNNNNNNNNNNNNNNNNNNNNNNNNNNNNNNNNNNNNNNNNNNNNNNNNNNNNNNNNNNNNNNNNNNNNNNNNNNNNNNNNNNNNNNNNNNNNNNNNNNNNNNNNNNNNNNNNNNNNNNNNNNNNNNNNNNNNNNNNNNNNNNNNNNNNNNNNNNNNNNNNNNNNNNNNNNNNNNNNNNNNNNNNNNNNNNNNNNNNNNNNNNNNNNNNNNNNNNNNNNNNNNNNNNNNNNNNNNNNNNNNNNNNNNNNNNNNNNNNNNNNNNNNNNNNNNNNNNNNNNNNNNNNNNNNNNNNNNNNNNNNNNNNNNNNNNNNNNNNNNNNNNNNNNNNNNNNNNNNNNNNNNNNNNNNNNNNNNNNNNNNNNNNNNNNNNNNNNNNNNNNNNNNNNNNNNNNNNNNNNNNNNNNNNNNNNNNNNNNNNNNNNNNNNNNNNNNNNNNNNNNNNNNNNNNNNNNNNNNNNNNNNNNNNNNNNNNNNNNNNNNNNNNNNNNNNNNNNNNNNNNNNNNNNNNNNNNNNNNNNNNNNNNNNNNNNNNNNNNNNNNNNNNNNNNNNNNNNNNNNNNNNNNNNNNNNNNNNNNNNNNNNNNNNNNNNNNNNAATAtaggaaattaattaaatcgtttaaattaGGCTATATGGCgtgacaactttatttttatacgagtTGTCCTCCCGTATTGTCTAcgtttaatagaataaaaaaaatcagcgCGTAAAATATAGAGTAAGTCTAAATCTAGAAAGTATCTAGATACTAGTAAGTCTAAGAAaagaaatcaaaacaatttaaatacgaTATCACTAATAGCATAGGATTCGGATAATagtacatatgaaaaaaaaggggaataaaattaattaaataacatagagTTTTCATAACTAtcgatataatacttttaaattaacaaaaaaaaaatacattagtaAGATAGCATAATGAACTGACCTTaagtcaacaatatattataataaagtactaactaactatattttatataattaatcacactatattatgagtgaaattagtgtatacctattaacaacaattataagaacgtttatcatgttattaacaaaaaaaaaaaagagagattttactccatttattattgtattaagaaataatttaaataatatagaactaacacaaaaaaaaattttataataataaataaataattaataatagatatatgtatatttattgaaataagttttcattgaattaattaataatatgtgttaatgtaacgactaacaaaaatatatatatatataggtgtattattgtcaaattgtatcaatgctttaaacaatattatctgtCAAACACAAAGTGTAAAgccatatttatataacaaaatttttaaaacgaacattattgtaattaaaattgtaatgataaaatcaattatttgtattattgtaatggaaaaattgtaaaacaaaaatcaatgtaatgaaaaatcaattaattgtaaataaaatatcattgtaattgtaaaacacattttgatgTAATGAAACTATAAccttgtaaacataataattgtaaacatgtaaatgatgttataagaaattaactaaattgtagaCACATTGCATAAACTTGTAAATGCGATGGTGTTCTTAAAAAGATTTATGTCTCTAAAAGACAGAAATCCTTTTTCTAAGGGGGGAggtgctacgtacggacccctctactccgcccctacatatagtcataatacacagcatcgatgtcctgtggtaacacgtaaatagttagatgatgtcactgctgtacataaaaccttgggggagcaatactataaacgttagcaacagtctcagcgtctgccaacggccagatgacaaacccgaaccggtaagatatctgtgataCCTCCTCGAAGCgcagtagattctacgaatcagatattggcactatgacaagacggctgcgggtatacttggtcattttacgacaccctgcaccgaccaaaggcacatcttgtagaaggccccctggactgtgagaaccaacggcgtagtccgccagggatctggtaNNNNNNNNNNNNNNNNNNNNNNNNNNNNNNNNNNNNNNNNNNNNNNNNNNNNNNNNNNNNNNNNNNNNNNNNNNNNNNNNNNNNNNNNNNNNNNNNNNNNTTTGGTCGCTTTATGCCTGACGAGAATAATCTTTTCCTTCTGTTAAAAGTATCTTATCTCTTATTCTTTGTATAttactcatatatttttttgcaaatttccctgtagtaaataaatattcattgttatattaataaactatatataaaaaaatagtgttcatatattattggtgtaaatttcaagtacctaaaattatttgtttttgaattacNNNNNNNNNNNNNNNNNNNNNNNNNNNNNNNNNNNNNNNNNNNNNNNNNNNNNNNNNNNNNNNNNNNNNNNNNNNNNNNNNNNNNNNNNNNNNNNNNNNNAACAAAATGGGAAAATCGCTAGACGAGAAATCacgggtgaatatccaatgatgtaaaaatttaaacttcaaactcTCATAAAAAATCTATGAATGATctcgactttttttttaatttccactaacaaaAACTTACAATGAacctttattacatttttgagtttttcgaccaatcaaataggtatttttctatcgccataaattaaaaaaaaaactaatgaaaattgaaaatttcatacgcctataaatagttcaacatgatttaaaatatttttaaaattgtatggtttatagaaaattctaattcaacatagaaagaaaaataaaaagtttacaaTTACTTGGACGTAAAATAAGAAGTATTTTGTAGAAAGCAACGAtactttcataaataataataaaaaacacacgtcataatatagaccattgtaaaatcaatacattctcaTTGCTCCTAtcagaatctaataaataataatataatttgattcaataattattaatcttacCTGGACttttagttgtaatttttttttgtatcgtaCGTAAATAGTTTTTAGAATTGAAAGCTACAACTGCAGCTTCTATTCGTGTTTGATAATTATGACTTTGTTTAAAGTTAATTCGCTTCCCACCGATATACTTGTTAATCAAACTGTTTAATTGTTCACAAGGGTTATTATCAACGTCTTCAATTAAACTTTCTGCATTGTTTGATAAGTGATAcacaatttttctaattttaagttaaatattgaaataatgtattatatgtgtTACCAATAGCTAAACTGCCATTTACAATAGCTTGATTTATTCCTAAAGAATTTGACTGTACTGTTCTCTCTGAATATAAAGTACATTcaaaattacacattttacatttaaatgtaaacaCTGATGTATACCCTCTGCGACACTTATGCTGGAATACCATATCCAAGAAAGAACAGTCAAATTTGTCATGACGAATACTTTGTATTTGCTCAAACACATAACCGATATCGAAATATATCCATTTGCTTTTGTACATTTCGTGTGCTCCCTAGCCTGTtctagttattttttctttcctAGTTTCGCCAGCATGTTGGTTTCTTAAACAATTTCTTTGTATTTCACCTTCACTAGTGTTGAATGACACAGCTAATTGGCGAACAGCTTCTTCCCGAGCTAGTCtatctttatatttaatatctttaGGATTCCATAAACAAGGATTGTTTTCATAATCAAAAATTAGTTTGTGTGTTTCGTCAATTGTTCATTCTTTTTTTAAGgaagacataatattaagtttttaatatttcgttaaaaactatacttaaataaataaaataaatacatttatttaaaaagtgatataattattattaaataattatattataattataaaaactgtacAACATGACTGTCAACTGTTTTGATTCAACAAAAAAGATTCCACAGTCGACGGTTATTTCGGACATGTTCAGACGGGCACAAGAATTATCACGAGAGTTGTGTCGCGGAAATTGGATAAGTGTACGACAGAAATGTAAACAATCGTTCATACATTGACAGTTTACTGTCATACAGTTATTTCGTGAAAACAATGTCATCGTGTGAATGAGCCTTAAGAAacgacattttcaccaaataaaaGGAGAAATTTTTCtgtgaaatatcgtttttattttttcgatatcggttctacaaaaaaagttattcaatttttaaaaacacaaaaataatggattttaaaacaataagaacttttttcgtataagtgatatcaaaaaaataaaaacgatatttcacaGATAATTCTCTCAACTATGTTGTATATCAATTTGGAGTCTTAACTATCGCTACAACTTGAGTGGTTCTATCCCACGTGAAACGGTTTTTACGAACGAATTTATAcatgtgtagcgtcctcttaatgtttTTACGAttcctttttactttttatagactccaattttttttcgaagtattttaaacacattgtacatatttttacaaactcATCTGTGAGTGTCTTCAAACACCCcatttgaataaatgttttattcaaaatcaataattgatttatgtcgtttgttgcattattatttttaattaatttttccaaacagATGTTACAGTTGAAAAATCcagacatttttttactaaataaccAGCAAAGTATACAATTGAACATGTTTCTAATGTGGTTGTTTTTTCTGGAACAAATATATTTGGAGACAAATctgaatttgaattttctattttatctaATACTTCTCTTTCTTTGTGTTCAATAGTTGTTCCTTCAGTATAGACACATCAGATAAAACATCAACTGTAAGAAAAACATTATTGTCTTCTTCATAGTTGCACAACTCTGAACATTTCCTAAGGCTAAATGTACAAATGTTTGCATAACAACTTCTGAACATCCTTGAAGTTGGATTACGATTATACCCGTTCTTTTGCAgcattatagaaaaaaagattttccTGTGGGTACTGGATTAAACGGTTAGTCAATAAGAAATACGGTTTTTCAGTATCACATTTATTCAATACATAGGATTTTTCAATTGCATATAGTTCTAAAATTGAGTTGATTAACCAAACGATTCCTGTAAAGCACGAAGgttgtgatttaatatttttgtttttatgtagtTTTCTAAATTCTAGGAATATGATgcgtgtattttttaaaatttaaaataagtcatTGTTAGGTTCACTTAATGGCCGAGAATTAGAATTTTTGTCGTATAAGCTTTTGCTGTTTAAAATATCGAAAGTGTCAttgatttccattttaaattcCGCTGTGTCTGATGTTAATTCTCCCGTAGCGAAACATGTACGAATTGATGCTGAAACTGATTTACTAAATATTTGAGTTGCATATTTCACTGACATTTTTTGCCACGCATTTGGATGTAAATGATTTGTTGTTAATTGTGACATTGAATGAGCTGTCTTACTACTCACATAAATTGCAAATGTGTCATTGATATCTTGGAAACAAATTTTTGTATTGCCAATTTCTATGTCATCGTTCATTAAATTGTTACGTAAACTTCTTATGAGGTGTGGgacgataatatattagacATATTTTCTTACCACAGAAAGTTATAGAAAGTTAGAAAATGTAGGACTTTAACCTGAGGCTCCTAATACAACCTTGGTCTTGAACGGCAATTCACGATTCCGCATATATCTTTTAATTTACACGATTCCACATAAAACTAATTTGCGACGTCGCCGattgtattatgaaaattattttaaacataaaaatggttgatattaatattacatataagtcatattataacctTCGACCATTTaagattaaaacattattttggtttttcccCAAATACTAGCTTATTTCCACCagaatttaagaaattattatacaacatagaatttctttttttatatattttaaataatataattctacttaaaaaatacaattataatttattattatgattattaattaatgttaaatttgcaccattatagtatataattcacAACAACAAAACAGGGGGAAGTAGGTAACTGCTCTCCTATATAGTTTGTTTCGTGTATACCTCATAATTGGAAACTTTAATGTGAAATTTGAATACGATGATAAActattgcatacgaaaaaaaaattccgatcAAAGACTGTCTGCCAGTctgtattactaagtatattgtataatattataattaggtccGTTACCCCAGCACTGCCAAGTTTGAATCTGAATATCAAAATTATCCAGTATTATGttctttattttgtataattttgtacaatcaaaattaaattttgtacaccTCTCCTAACCCGAGAAAACGCGATTTTCCTATGTCCGTGCtgcggtaacgttaccccagcactgCCCATGACCAATTAGTGATGGGAAAAAATAACAGGAACAGTGATTTATAACAGTTATTACTCTAGTAACAATAACAAGCTGTTACTTGaggaaaaaaataactgttacgattattttgattatttgagtttttaaatttggtcTTACTGACTCTGTGTTATATACTGTTAATACTGTTACTGCTGTTACTGGCTGTTACTACTTACTGCTGTTATTGTCTGTTAACctgttatcaatattgtaaactGTTACActgttgttagttgttactggTTATTGGTTATTGATATTTGTGACTGtgatacctatttagtatttgttataaaaacaaaagttgctacttactacttagtacttatgtcttattattcatttttatttgaaacattttagtttttggtattTTCTATTTACTGTTTGTTTTTGAtacttgatagttgatactAACATATTTATAACCTACAATCaagaacaataaatataatatgtatattataaattttaatagtaagtaatacagttaattataaaataataaagaatatcaACCACAAAggctcaaaataataataattagtaggcACTAGGCAGCTTCATACCTCTATTATAGCttagaattataattaaaaacggtTATAAAACGGTGttcataaaaaactaaattactaaaagttaattcatacaaataatgaataaaaaacttatataacttataagcataattattaattatatcaataacaaaaaatgtaataataaataataaactatttgttatagtatataaaactaatgaaaaaaaaacagaaaatcgtAATGTTtgcttataattataacaatccTTATAATCCTTTTAAGcgaaaaaattgtatgttatttttaaaaaaaaatatgttttaataccttctgtaatataataaattccataaaaataaaatatataaatggagcaatcttaatattatcaagaaataaaatcataataataaaattggaatttaaattaatactgtaatagttaatttgaattatagtTGAGGAATAAAAGCATTTTAACTTTATCATTTTTCAGACGACAACGACggtcatttaaaattaatccagCCTTTGAAAACACTCTTTCACACGGTACTGATGTACCTAAACAGCATAGTGTTCTTTTTGCTAATATGTGTAGATACGgatagttataactattttcACGCCACCAATTTAACGGATCGTTATTTCTTTGCAGTATAGCAACTTCTAAATAACGTCGGACTTCAATGATTGCACGAGATGTTGATGTTCCAGTAGGTAGTACCTCTGCTGCGTTACGATCAATTGTATCCCAAATTGATATACTTTGATGTCCAAAAGTTTGCAAGTCCCGTACCTCTTCAGAACCATTCTCAGGTGGTGGAATTTGTTCATTACGTTCTGCTGTTTGGTTGTTTTCAATTCGAATAATCGCCGTCAAGTTTTCAATGATATCATCTTTTGTGGTCTCAAGAATAGATGTACTATgcaaaaaaggtatatttttgaAACGAGGGTCTAAAAATGTGCTTCGACGTAATGTTCtacttttttctaaatttttccaGGTGTCTTTTTCAAGCATAGTACACAATAGCTTGTTTACAATATCAAGAACTCTAGGGTTATAATTcattttagacattttactGCATACATCAACTAGACCCTGAGACAAAACAATGACCAGTGAAGCTGTCATCAATTTTTCTCCGCTTACAACTCTGGTAGCTTCTTCAAAAGGCTTAAGTACTTGGCACATTTCTTTTAGAATTACCCATTCTTCACCCTTAAGGTTTTCCGGCGCTTTATCCAGTAAACCTAATGTACCACGAATAGAGTCCTCCAATTCAACAAACCTACttatcatataaaatgttgAGTTCCAACGAGTCTGAACatcttgaattaatttttttggttgaCTGATaccattattaatttgataagtATGTAGTTTATTATTTGCCACAGTACTTTTTCTAAAATGTGTAACAATTGCCTTTACTCGATCTAACAAACTATTTTCCAGTGTAAGGGAAGACTGAACGACAAGATTCATAGTATGTGCAAAACATCCCATGGATTTAagctgtaatatatttaatgcgttttttatattattggcaTTGTCCGAAACAGCAagaacaactttttttttcaaattccattcatttaatgtttgttttattttttcacttaaATTTACTCCTGTGTGAtgatcattaaattcaaaacacCCAAGGAGAACTGAATGCAAGCTGAAATTACTATCGATGAAATGGATAGTAACAGCCATAAAACTTTCATTGTTACGAGAAGTCCAACAATCGGTTGTCATACAGACACTTTCAGCTTCCTTCTCAACCAACTCTTTCATATCAACaacacatttttcatataaagcTGGTATGTATGTTTTGGATATAGAGTGTCTATCAGGAAGAATAAAGTTTGGATTTAACAGTTTCACAAATTCTTTAAACCCTTCATCTTCTACTACTCTA from the Acyrthosiphon pisum isolate AL4f chromosome X, pea_aphid_22Mar2018_4r6ur, whole genome shotgun sequence genome contains:
- the LOC103308027 gene encoding zinc finger BED domain-containing protein 4-like, yielding MDNRYSSVWEHFTIIDGIHAKCDICKRKYSYKSTLTNLKKHLSNRHLIHCSPANNPVSQNQNTHQDNIDNPDDSETRDPQPSTSGSSMAPVSSSASICMSRPTEVARKHYQPFRVVEDEGFKEFVKLLNPNFILPDRHSISKTYIPALYEKCVVDMKELVEKEAESVCMTTDCWTSRNNESFMAVTIHFIDSNFSLHSVLLGCFEFNDHHTGLKSMGCFAHTMNLVVQSSLTLENSLLDRVKAIVTHFRKSTVANNKLHTYQINNGISQPKKLIQDVQTRWNSTFYMISRFVELEDSIRGTLGLLDKAPENLKGEEWVILKEMCQVLKPFEEATRVVSGEKLMTASLVIVLSQGLVDVCSKMSKMNYNPRVLDIVNKLLCTMLEKDTWKNLEKSRTLRRSTFLDPRFKNIPFLHSTSILETTKDDIIENLTAIIRIENNQTAERNEQIPPPENGSEEVRDLQTFGHQSISIWDTIDRNAAEVLPTGTSTSRAIIEVRRYLEVAILQRNNDPLNWWRENSYNYPYLHILAKRTLCCLGTSVPCERVFSKAGLILNDRRCRLKNDKVKMLLFLNYNSN